In the Alphaproteobacteria bacterium genome, GTCGATGGAAGTGCGCCAGAAGCTCCAAACCATCCGGCCGCGGACGATCGGGCAGGCGGGGCGGATCGATGGCATGACGCCGGCCGCGCTCACGCTGCTGGTCGCACATCTGCGTCGCGGAAAGCCAAAATGCGCAGTGGGTTCAGCGCGCTGATGCCGCGCGCCCCGATCGGTACTCCCAGCCCACCAGACAAGGCCGAAGCCATCGCGCTGTTCGGCCCCACTGTTTCACGTGAAACATGGGAGCGGCTTTCGCACCTCGTTGATCTGCTGGTGAGCTGGCAGAGATCGAGAAATCTGGTGGCGTCCTCAACCATCCCTCAGGTCTGGACTCGCCACGTCGCCGACTCGCTGCAGCTCCTCCCGCTCGTCCCAAATGCCGGGCGCTGGGTCGACCTCGGATCGGGCGGGGGCTTCCCGGGGCTCGTCATTGCCTGCGCGCTTACCGGCCAACCAACGGCCGAAGTGCACCTGGTCGAGAGCGTGCAGAAGAAGGCGGCCTTCCTGCGTGCCGCGGCGACAGAACTTTCTCTCCCGGCCATTGTCCACGCGGCGCGAATCGAGGATTTTGTCGCGGCAACCACCGAGCAGTTCAACGTCGTCACGGCGCGGGCCCTCGCACCCCTCGACCGTCTTATCGGTTACGCAATTCCGCTGTTGAAAAGAGGTGCGGTCGGCCTGTTCCCAAAGGGACAAGATGTAGAGGCTGAATTGACCCAGGCCGCTAAATCTTGGACTATTGACGTCGATCTGGTCCCAAGCAGAACTGATCCTCGAAGCCGCATTGTCCGGGTGTGGCGCGCGACCAAGCGGTAACATGTTGTAATATATCGTCTTTCCAAGATTTGGCTTCCTTTGGAGCCGACCGAATGACCGATACGCCACTCAGCCCCCGCGTCCTTGCCCTCGCCAACCAGAAGGGCGGCGTCGGCAAGACCACGACCGCGATCAACCTCGGCACCGCGCTCGCTGCGATCGGCGAGAACGTGCTGATCGTCGACCTCGACCCGCAGGGCAACGCCTCGACCGGCCTCGGCATCGACCGCAAGAGCCGCCGCCGCTCGACCTACGATGTGCTCACGCGCCAGGTCACGATGCGCGACGCAATCCTCGAGACCGCGGTGCCGCGCCTGCACATCGTGCCGTCCACGATGGACCTCTCCGGCCTGGAACTCGAAATCGCGCAGGAGCGCGACCGCGCCTACCGGCTGCGCGACGCACTGGCGTCGCTCAACGCACACGAAGGCACGCAGTACACCTATGTGCTGATCGACTGCCCGCCCTCGCTCAATCTCGTCACCGTCAACGCGATGGCGGCGGCGAACTCGATCCTCGTGCCGCTGCAGTGCGAGTTCTTCGCGCTCGAAGGTCTCTCGCAGTTGCTCAAGACCGTCGACCAAGTGCGCACCTCGCTCAACCCCAGTCTCACCATCCACGGCGTCGTGCTCACGATGTACGACGCGCGCAACAATCTCTCCGGTCAGGTCGTCGCCGACGTGCGCAACTTCATGGGCGAGAAGGTCTACCAGACGATGATCCCGCGCAACGTGCGCGTCTCGGAAGCGCCGTCCTACGGCAAGCCGGTGCTGCTCTACGATTTGAAGTGTGTCGGCAGCCAGGCGTACCTGCGCCTCGCATCCGAAATCATCCAGCGCGAACGCGCGCTACGCGCGGCGTGACAAGGAGCCAACCATGATGGCAGACGGATCGCGGCTCGGCCGTGGATTGGCGGCGCTGATCGGCGACGTCGGCGACGAGGCGCAAGTGCTGGAGCGCCAGCGCAACCAGCGCCGCGTGCCGATCGAGTTCGTCAAGCCGAATCCGCGCAATCCGCGGCGTGTGTTCCCGGATGCCGAGCTCGATGAGCTCGCCGCCTCGATCCGCGAGCGCGGCATCATCCAGCCGATCCTGGTGCGCAGTGCGCGCGGTACGATCGATCAATACGAAATTGTTGCCGGCGAGCGGCGCTGGCGCGCCGCGCAACGCGCGGGGCTTCATGACGTGCCGGTGATCCTGCTCGAGGTGAGCGACAAGGAATCGCTCGAGATTGCGATCATCGAAAACGTGCAGCGCGCCGATCTCAATCCGCTCGAAGAGGCAAGCGGCTATGCGTCGCTCGCCGAGGAGTTCAACTACAGCCAGGACGAGATCGCGAAGATCGTCGGCAAGAGCCGGCCGCATGTCGCAAACACGCTGCGTCTCTTGAAGCTCTCCGATGCCGTGAAGGCCTATATCAATTCAGGCCAGCTGAGCGCCGGGCACGCGCGCCTGCTCGTCGGCCAGCCGAATGCCGAAGCGCTGGCCCAGATGATCGTCGAGCGCGGCCTCAATGTGCGCCAGGTCGAGGAGATGGCACGTGCGGATGGCAAGCGGCAGGCGCGTGCCGTGCGCAAGACCGGATTGATGGGGCCTGATCCCGACACGGTCGCGCTGGAGAAGCGCCTGAGCGATGCGCTCGGTCTCACGGTGCGCGTCGCGCATCGCGCCGACGGGCAGGGCGTACTGTCGATCCGCTACCGCAACGTCGAGCAGCTCGACGAGGTCGTGCGGAGGCTGGAAAGCGGGGCGGGTGGTGCTCCGAAGGTGAGCGCGGGGCCGAGGATCAGGAGCTTGTAGCGCGGACATCGTAGGGTGGGCAAAGGCGCGCGCCTGCGCGCCGTGCCCACGTGTCACTCGCCGAACGCGCCCGCAGTCTCACCGACGTCGCCGCCCCAATCGATCGGCAAAGTACCTTCCTCGACATATCGATGAAAACTGCTATGTGGCCAATCGCGCACACGCGTAACGAGATTGTGCTTCACCGGATTGAAGTGAATATAGTCGATGTGGCGCGCCATGTCGGCCTCATCTCGGATCGCGTGCTCCCAATATCGTCTCTGCCAAATTCCCTTCTCACGCCTCGCAACTTTGCTCGCCGACCGAGAAGTGGAGGCGGGTAGGCGGCGCGAAAAACCACCCTTGATGATGTTCCAGCGCGTCGCGAAATCCGTGTCGTTCGCAGGCAGCGACCAAATCGCATGCAGATGATCCGGCAACACGCAAATCGCAATCGTTTCGACTGGACGTTCCTGCTGAACCTGCGCGTAGGCGTGGCGCAGGAGATTGACATGGCGAACCAACGCATCGCTTGAGCAATCCGCGAGCGCGACGGTGAAGGAGAACGAGCCGCCCGGCACCTGTGCGCGGCGATAGCGAGACATGGCAGACCATCGTACACCGGAGCAGCCGCGTGGGCACGGCGCGCAAGCGCGCGCCTTTTGCCCACCCTACGAATGCGGAGCGTGGATGGCCGGGACAAGCCCGGCCATGACGGGTGAGAGTATCGAGCGCGCTCGCCCGTTCTACAAACTCACACCCCCTCCCGCCTCCCCGCCCCGCGCGCGATCAGCATCAGCGCACGGTGCGCGATCGTCTCGCCAAGATCGGACTCCTTGCGCGCATCGAGCGAGGCTTGCGCGAGCATCGCCATCGCGCGCGCGAGCCGCTCCGGCGTCCAGGCGCGCAGCGCCCTGGTGAAAGCGTCCTGGCGGCGGAAATGAATTCCGGATTGCGGGCGCCTGACGATGTCAGACAGCGATGTGCCGCTCGCGACTTCGAGGGACAAAGCGTGCAGCCGCTCGGCATGCCGTATCGCGCCGCCGATGATCGTGGACGGGTTCGTGCTTGCCACCTGCGCCTTGGCGAACTCCTTCTCGACGTCGGCGAGATCGCCGGCGAAGGCCGCATCGATCAGGCTGTCGAGTGCGAGCGCGGACGCGTCTGCCACAACCGCTAGCACGTCGTCGAGCTCCACGCGCCCTGTCCCTTGCGCATAGAGCGCGAGCTTCCTGAGCTCGGCGCGCGAGGCGCGCCGGTCGCCCCCAAGCAACGGTGCGAGAGCATCGCGCGCGTCGGGCGCAATCGCCAGATCGGCAGCGCGCATCTCGTCATCGATCAGCCGCGCGATGTCGCGCTCTCCATCCTCATAGCAGGGAATCGCCACCGCATTCTTCGCGCGTTCGACGAGCGCGCGCAGCGGCGCATTGCGCTTCAGATCGCCCGCCTCGATCACGACGCGGCAATCTTTCAACGGCGCCGCCAGTACGGCTTCGACCGCGGGCGCGATGTTGCGGCTGCCGGTGCGCACACGGATCGCGCGGCGGCCGCCGAACAGCGGCACCGTGGTTGCCTCATCGACGAGCCGGGCCGGATCGGAGGCGATCGCGTCGCCGTCGAGCCTTACCAGCGAGAACGGATCGTTCGGGTCGTCGACCGACGCGTGCACGATCGCATCGACGCGTTCGCTGACAAGCCCTGCGTCCGGACCGAAGACCAGCACGACGGCGCGCGCGGGATCCGGGCGCGCGACGAAGGTGTCGGCTTCGGAGGCTTTCAGGGCGACCATGGTGCGCGCCCTTCTCCCCTCCCCCCATGAGCGAAGCGAATGGTGGGGAGGGGTCGGGGGTGGGGGGTGAGATGACTAGATCGACCCCCACCCCGGCTCGCCGCCGCGCGGCTTGCCGACCCTCCCCGCAAGGGGGAGGGTAAAGAACGGAGAGGTCTGATCACGTCCCCGCAACAAAATACGACGCGACGCGGGTGCGCACATTCTCGGCGATCACCTTGGCGGCGCGGTTCTCGGCATCGAGACGTGCGCGCACGCGGGCGAAGCGCTGCTGTTGGCCCGGGTATTCGGACGAGACGCGCGAGAAGGTGTTGCCGCGCATCACGACCTTGCCGGTGGCGAGCTCGGTGAGGGTGAAGTTCGCATCGATTCCGGTGATTTCGGCGACGACGAGGCCGGTGTTGATATCGGTCATGATCGAATTGCGGCCGACGTTCATTCTCACCTTGAGCGCATGCGTCGGCGAAATCAGGCCGGTGCTGCCGTTGATCTCGAATCCGAGCGCGTTCTGCAGCTCGACGGCGATGCGCGACTCGGGTGTGCCGTTAGGCGCATCGACCCGCTCGACTTGCACTTGCGCCAGCGCGGTCGCGATCGGCGTTTCGCCGTTGAAGGACTTGGACGCATAAAGCGGCTGGAAGCACGCCGCGTTCAGCGCACCAGCAGCGACAACAGCAGCAATGCGGAGAGAATTACGCCACCACATTCACGATCCTTTGCGGGACGACGATGACTTTTTTGGGGGGCTTGCCCCCCAGCACGCGCCGAACCTCCTCCAATTGTAGCACGGCGGCCTCAATTTCGGCAGTCGTGGCATTGCGCTGAACCGTCACCTCGGCGCGCTTCTTGCCGTTGATCTGCACCGGCAAGGTTACGGTGTCCTCAACAAGCAGCGCCTGCTCGACCTGCGGCCAGGGGGCCTGCGCCACCAGGCCGCGTTTTCGCTGCGCGGCCCAGCATTCCTCGGCCAGGTGCGGCATCATCGGCGAGAACAATATCACCATGATTTCAATGGCTTCGCGAACCGCCGCCACATAGGCCGGGCTGACGCCGCCGTTCTGCCGGGCGGCCGCAAGCGAGGCCTGCAGCGCGTTCGACAGCTCGTAGATGTGGGCCACGCAGCGGTTGAAGCGCAGTTTCGGGATTTCGTCGGTCACTTTGGCGAGCGCGCCGTGGGCGGCCTTGCGCAGCGCCAGAACCGCGGCCTCGGCTCCGCTCCCTCCCCCGGCGTCGGCACCTTCGGCGATTTCGGCGGCCTCGCGCACCAGCCGCCACAGCTTCTGGACGAAGCGCCAGGAGCCCTGCACGCCCTCCTCGGTCCAGATCACGTCGCGGTCCGGCGGCGAATCGGACAGCATGAACCAGCGCGCGACGTCCGCGCCGTATTCGCCGATGATGTCGTCGGGGTCGACGGTGTTGCGCTTCGACTTGGACATCTTTTCGATTGAACCGATGTTCACTTCTTCGCCGGTCGCGATCAGCTGCGCGCGGCGGCTGTCGCCCGTGCCCTCGACCTTCACCTCGGCGGGCGTGACGTAGTCGCCCTTCTGGGTCTGATAGGTCTCGTGGACCACCATGCCCTGCGTGAACATGCCGGCGAACGGCTCATCCAGCCCGATGTGGCCGGTGACCTTCATGGCGCGGGTGAAGAAGCGCGAATAGAGCAGGTGCAAAATCGCGTGCTCGACGCCGCCGATGTACTGGTCGACCGGCATCATGCGGTCGACGACCGCACGCGTGGTCGGTGCGTCTTCATTCCACGGATCGGTGAAGCGCGCGAAGTACCACGACGAGTCGACGAAGGTGTCCATCGTGTCGGTCTCGCGCGTGGCGGGATCGTCGCACTGCGGACACGCGACGTGCTTCCAGGTCGGGTGGTGGTCGAGCGCGTTGCCGGGCTTGTCGAAGGTCGCGTCCCCGGGCAGCTCGACCGGGAGATCTTCTTCCGGCACCGGCACCACGCCGCATTTGCCGCAATGGATCACCGGGATCGGGCAGCCCCAGTAGCGCTGGCGCGAGATGCCCCAGTCACGCAAGCGGAAATTCACCTGGCGCTCGGCGACGGGTGCGCCGCCGCGCCGCTCGCCTTCCAGCCGCTTCGCCACGTCTTCCTTCGCGGCCTCGATCGTCATGCCGTCGAGGAAACGCGAGTTGATCATCGTGCCGTCGCCGTCATAGGCGGTGTCGGTGATGACGAACGAACTCGGATCGGTGCCGGGCGGGCACACCACCGGCGTATTGCCGAGCCCGTATTTGTTGACGAAGTCGAGGTCGCGCTGGTCGTGCGCCGGGCAGCCGAAGATCGCGCCGGTGCCGTATTCCATCAGCACGAAGTTTGCGACGTAAACCGGCAGCGTCCACTCCGGATCGAACGGATGAATGGCGCGGATGCCGGTGTCGAAGCCGAGCTTCTCCTGTGTGTCGACGATCGCCTGCGCGGTACCGTGGCGTTTGCACTCCGCGATGAACGCCGCGAGCTTTGGGTTCTTCGCCGCGGCGGCCTGCGCCAGCGGATGATCCGGCGCGATCGCGCCGAACTTCGCACCAAATAAAGTGTCATGCCGCGTGGTGAAGATCTCCAGCTCGGTCTCGCCCGAAGGCGTGGTGGCCGGATCGAGCGCAAAGCGGATCAGCAGGCCCTCGCTCCGCCCGATCCAGTTGCGCTGCATCAGCCGCACCTTGTCGGGCCAGCGGTCGAGCGTATCGAGCGCGTCGAGCAGCTCTTGTGAGTACTTCGTGATCTTGAAGACCCACTGGTTCATCTCGCGCTGCTCGACGATGGCGCCGCTTCTCCAGCCGCGCCCGTCGATCACCTGCTCGTTCGCCAGCACGGTCATGTCGACCGGGTCCCAGTTGACCTTGCGCTGCTCGCGCTCGGCGAGGCCGACTTTCAGGAAGTCGAGAAACAGCTTCTGCTGATGCTTGTAGTAGCTCGGGTCGCAGGTCGCGAACTCGCGGGACCAGTCGAGCGAGAGGCCCATCGACTGCAACTGCGCCTTCATGGCGGCGATGTTCTGGTAGGTCCAGGCGCGCGGCGGGATCTTGCGCTCCATCGCGGCATTCTCGGCCGGCAGGCCGAACGCGTCCCAGCCCATCGGGTGCAGCACGTTGTGGCCGCGCGCGCGCATGAAGCGCGCCAGCACGTCGCCCATGGTGTAGTTGCGCACGTGCCCCATGTGGATGCGGCCCGACGGGTAGGGGAACATCTCGAGCACGTAGTATTTCGGGCGCGGGTCGTCGTTGCGCGTGGCGTAGATGCCGCGGTCGTCCCACACCTTCTGCCAGCGCGGCTCCGCCTCGCGGGCGTTGTAGCGGTCGTTCATGTCGATTCGGGCTCTCGGACGCAAAAAATGGCCGCCGGAGTAGGAACATGGAGGAGGCGCGGGGGTCAATGGGGCGCAATTCGGGTACGGCTATCCCAAACGACCGGTCCGGAGCATCATCGCGCCTCATCGCCGGAGCGACAGTTGACTGATCTCAGAGCTCCGCTCCATGGGCGAGAAATCGAATGAAGCTCAAAGACTACGAAACCGAGTACATCGCGTTGTATCGCGAGTTTTGTGAGACAGTGCGAGAGATCTTGGCAAAGGCGATCTCGGCCGTGGGCTTACCGCGGCCTCAGTCTATGCAATGCCGTCCGAAAGATCCCAGGAAGTTGAGGGCGCGGCTTGAACAGGACGGCGCGTTAGAAGCTGACAACATTGAGAGCTTGCGCCGCGATCTCGCGGGCGCGCGCATCATTTTTTACACGGACACAGACGTTGACCGCTTCATTGGGTCTCGCCTGATCTTCGAAAACTTTGACGTCGAGTCGGACGGCGTCAAAATTCATCATCCGACTGCTGAGAATGACGAGCGCCAGTACCGGGGTATCCACTATACAATACGACTGAAGGACGACCGCACAAGATTGCCTGAGTACGCGAAGTTCAAGGGCCTTCGGTGCGAGGTCCAACTCCAAACAATCTTGCACCACGCGTGGTCTGAGACATCGCATGACATTCTCTACAAAAGCGAGGCGCGGGAGGGATTTGGCGGGCGGGCGATGGAGGCGATTGAGAGTCGCTTCAATCGCATTATGAACAAGTACCTGCTTCCGGCGGGCTACGAATTCCAGCGGGTTCAACATGACTACGAGCGATTGCAGCAAGGCAAGGACTTATTCGATCGTGATCTTCTGACGCGATTGGATGAAGCCGCTAACAACAACGTGCGTCACGAAATCTTATTGTCTTTAAAGCAGGACGTTCTTCCGCACTATGACGACATCGCTGCGATCTATGGCGACGTCCTTCAGGCGCTCGTGGCTGCTGCAAAAAAGGCGCGCGAAGCACCAACGAGGCAAATCACTACCCCATTCGGCGAACTAGAAGGAAAGACTGCGGCGGAAGTGACCATGTTGGTTGTGGAGACAATCGAGGCGTTTCGGTACACGGACATTGCCGGCAGCTTCAATGCGCTCCGGGAGCTGTATCCCCATGAATAAGGAGCGCGTTCAAAAGAAGATTCTAGAAGTCACCGCGTCGCTCGCGAAGTATGAGATGGACGTTTGGGCGAAGGTTGGCCCGGGTGTCCAAAGCACGCTGCTCGACGCAATAAGCGCCATCACGCCGGAGGGTCGTATTCATAGCCGCGAACTTGTGATCGCCGTATGCGAAGCGGTTCTTTCGCCGGAGATTGAGGGGGCAGTCTGGAAGGCGAACTCCGTGATGTTGCGGACTGGAGCAGTCCCGGTAATTCCCGAAATTGCTAAGATTCGCGACAAAGCGATTTCGTTCCTCTTCGAACTTTTCAGGGCCGCGAGAACAGATGCGGAGCGGCGTGAGCTAATCGGCACGTTGCGACGGGCGGGCTATTCGGGCGGGCGAACTGAGACGGGCGATGAATTACTTAGGCTCACACTCTCCGATGCGACACGAGTTGTCGATTTCTTGTTGAAGGATGCCGGGCCGCTCTCATACGAGCTGATGGCATCGTTGGAACACGACTACTGGTACGACTATCGCCGCGCGCGCGACATCTCTACGTCGCGGTCAAGAGTGAATTGCCGCGAGATCGCCATTCAACTTATGATAGCTATTGAGAAGCTCCGTGACAAATTCAACGAAGATCCGACCTTCGCGAAGTTTAAGGTGCTCGTCGGATTTGAGTCGGTCTTCCCTCACCAGTGGAAGGAGCGCGATGATGACAAGGCCGACGACTACGCAGCGTTAGAGCAATATCGCACAGACCAAGCGAGTAAGTACGTCGATTCAGTTGACGATCAGAACGAGGCGGAATGGTTCGAGCTCATTGAGCGCATTGCATCGGTTGAGTCGAACGACTTGGCGACGTTTCCGCCGTTTACTCGTTTCCTGACCCAGCTATCGAGTTCGAAGCCGAGGACTGCCGCACGCCTTTTAGATAAGGCGTCGGAAAGTGTGGCCAGATTTCTTCCTGCTATTCTCGCCGGACTGAATGAGAGCGGGGACAGTGAGACCTACGATGAGCAAGTCACACGCATTCTCCAGGGTAGGAAATATCTAGCAGAGCTGGCGCGTCATCTGCGTTTAGCTGAAGGAGCCAGTCTGGATCTTAAGGAGAGAACGCTACATCGTGCAATTGACGTTCAACACGATGTGGCTGTGGCGGAATGCTTGATAATGGCGATGGAGGCGAAGCCCCAAGACGTTCCGCCCAAGGAAAAGTTTTTTGAGTTAGCGATCCATTATCTCAACCGCAAGCAAGCTTTCTGGTGGGTGCGAGCTCATTGGATTGCTCGACAAGCCTCATCATTCTTCGCCTCGTTGTCGAAAGATCAGGCGAGTCTTCTCATGCCCGCCATGGTCCATGCGCCAAGGGTTGAGTATCAGGTGGAACAAGTCCTGATTCAAATTGCCAAACACTATTCAGCACTCGTGTGGGAGTGCTTTGCGTCTCGCCTTGTTATCAAAAGAGAAGGGCTAGAGGAGCACTACGAAGCCATTCCCTACCAGCTCCACGGATTGGAAAAGGAGCTGTCGAAAGACGCGAAGCTTGCGATTAAATTTGGTCGAAAGATGTTTGAAGTCGATGCTCGATTATTCCGCTTTCGAGGAGGCCGCTTGCTAAGCGCGGCCTTTCCATCATGTCCGTCTAACTTTGCCAATGAGTTGGCTAAGCTAGCCTCTAAAGGCGTGGAAGCAGATGTGAAGTTTGTTCTTGCGGTGATGGAGAATTACCACGGCGAAGAGACGACGCAGGAAGTACTGAAGCAAGTCATCGCAAAATTTCCGAATGACGACAATATCCGGACTAGCGTCGTTATTAGCCTTGAAAACACAGGCGTCGTGATGGGTGAATTTGGCTTTGCCAACGCGCTTCGCGAGAAACTTGAAATCGCCCGCACGTGGCTGACTGACCCCCGGCCAGAAGTTCGTGCCTTCGCTGAAGGCCATATTCGGAGTCTTGAACTCCGGATTGCAAGCGAGCAACGACGGGCCGAAGAGCGGAAGGCTCTTCGGGAGCTAGAATACGACCGAGACGATGAACTCCCGGAATGAGTGATCTCGTGCAGTGAAATCGAGTGCCCCTCTCCACGTTCCCCATCACCCGTCGCTGGCCCGTGCAACATCCGGACTGCCTCCAGCTCTATTCGATCAACACGCCGAGCGGCGTGAAGGTCTCGATCATGCTCGAAGAGACCGGCCTGTCCTACGAGGCGCATCTCGTCGATTTCGGCAAGGACGAGCAGAAGACGCCGGAGTTTCTCTCGCTCAATCGGAACGGCAAGATCTCGGCGATCATCGATCCGGACGGCCCGGGCGGAAAGCCGCTGCCCTCATGAGCAGACGGTGCCGTTCTCGACCGCCTCGCTGTATGAAATATCTCAGGGCGCCTGGTGTTGGACCATTTGACAACACCTCTCCCATGTTGGTATAAACTCCAACATGCGCGCCGAGCCGCTGCTGGATGAGCGGCATGTTCTGGACGAGGTCACGTTCGTCGAGCTCGTCATCTGGCGGCTGCCGCGTCCGCTAAGCGGCTCGCGGCATTCGTTCAAGTATCGGCTCGCGCTGGTTCGTGAGGGTGTTTGCGTTCTGCGTTACGATAACGAGGCCGGCAAGGGCGACCATCGGCACCTGCGCGAGCGGGAGACGCCCTACCGTTTTGTCGACCTCGATACCTTGCTGGCCGATTTCTGGGCCGACGTCGAAAGCCGGAGGCGCGAATGACGATCGTCACGCTGCAAGTCTCCTCACTCGAGGCGGTGAAGAAACGCGCCGCGCGTGCTTTTCGCGGCGAGAAGCAGGGCGCGCGCATCACCTTCGCGTCGCCGGAGCTCTTGTTCAAGCTTTTGACGGCGAAACGCTGGGAGCTGATCCGCACCATGACCGGCGCCGGCGCCATGACCATCCGCGAGGCGGCGCGCCGCGTTAACCGCGACGTGAAGGCCGTGCATGGCGATGTGCGTGCGCTGCTCGACTGCGGCGTGTTGCGGCGGACCGAGAAAGGGCTGATCGTCTTTCCCTTCGAGGCGGTGCATCTCGATGTGACGCTGCGCGCCGCGTAACTGCCGATTGAGCCTCGGCCACGCACTATTGCCCGACCCGGCCGTCATTCACTAGCCTCTGCTGCAGAAACTTCCGGCCACCCCTCGCCATGAACATCCAGACCCCGCTCCGCGCCACCACCACCAGCGCCGACACCACCGAGCATTTCGACGTGCTCATCGTCGGGGCGGGGATATCGGGCGTGGGCGCGGCGTATCACCTGACCGCGCAGTGTCCGGGCACGACATTCGTCGCGCTGGAGACGCAGCAAAGCTTTGGCGGAACGTGGCTGACCCATCGCTATCCGGGCATCCGCTCGGACAGCGATCTGCACACCTTCGGCTATCGCTTCAAGCCGTGGACCTCGGCGCCGATCGCGACCGCGGAGGAAATCCTGGCGTACATGGGCGAGGTGATCGAGGAGAACGCGCTCGGTCCGCATATCCGCTATCGGCACACGATCCTGTCGGCGTTGTGGTCGAGCGCGGAGAATCTC is a window encoding:
- the rsmG gene encoding 16S rRNA (guanine(527)-N(7))-methyltransferase RsmG, whose translation is MRSGFSALMPRAPIGTPSPPDKAEAIALFGPTVSRETWERLSHLVDLLVSWQRSRNLVASSTIPQVWTRHVADSLQLLPLVPNAGRWVDLGSGGGFPGLVIACALTGQPTAEVHLVESVQKKAAFLRAAATELSLPAIVHAARIEDFVAATTEQFNVVTARALAPLDRLIGYAIPLLKRGAVGLFPKGQDVEAELTQAAKSWTIDVDLVPSRTDPRSRIVRVWRATKR
- a CDS encoding ParA family protein, translated to MTDTPLSPRVLALANQKGGVGKTTTAINLGTALAAIGENVLIVDLDPQGNASTGLGIDRKSRRRSTYDVLTRQVTMRDAILETAVPRLHIVPSTMDLSGLELEIAQERDRAYRLRDALASLNAHEGTQYTYVLIDCPPSLNLVTVNAMAAANSILVPLQCEFFALEGLSQLLKTVDQVRTSLNPSLTIHGVVLTMYDARNNLSGQVVADVRNFMGEKVYQTMIPRNVRVSEAPSYGKPVLLYDLKCVGSQAYLRLASEIIQRERALRAA
- a CDS encoding ParB/RepB/Spo0J family partition protein, with the protein product MADGSRLGRGLAALIGDVGDEAQVLERQRNQRRVPIEFVKPNPRNPRRVFPDAELDELAASIRERGIIQPILVRSARGTIDQYEIVAGERRWRAAQRAGLHDVPVILLEVSDKESLEIAIIENVQRADLNPLEEASGYASLAEEFNYSQDEIAKIVGKSRPHVANTLRLLKLSDAVKAYINSGQLSAGHARLLVGQPNAEALAQMIVERGLNVRQVEEMARADGKRQARAVRKTGLMGPDPDTVALEKRLSDALGLTVRVAHRADGQGVLSIRYRNVEQLDEVVRRLESGAGGAPKVSAGPRIRSL
- a CDS encoding transposase — protein: MSRYRRAQVPGGSFSFTVALADCSSDALVRHVNLLRHAYAQVQQERPVETIAICVLPDHLHAIWSLPANDTDFATRWNIIKGGFSRRLPASTSRSASKVARREKGIWQRRYWEHAIRDEADMARHIDYIHFNPVKHNLVTRVRDWPHSSFHRYVEEGTLPIDWGGDVGETAGAFGE
- the holA gene encoding DNA polymerase III subunit delta, encoding MVALKASEADTFVARPDPARAVVLVFGPDAGLVSERVDAIVHASVDDPNDPFSLVRLDGDAIASDPARLVDEATTVPLFGGRRAIRVRTGSRNIAPAVEAVLAAPLKDCRVVIEAGDLKRNAPLRALVERAKNAVAIPCYEDGERDIARLIDDEMRAADLAIAPDARDALAPLLGGDRRASRAELRKLALYAQGTGRVELDDVLAVVADASALALDSLIDAAFAGDLADVEKEFAKAQVASTNPSTIIGGAIRHAERLHALSLEVASGTSLSDIVRRPQSGIHFRRQDAFTRALRAWTPERLARAMAMLAQASLDARKESDLGETIAHRALMLIARGAGRREGV
- the leuS gene encoding leucine--tRNA ligase, yielding MNDRYNAREAEPRWQKVWDDRGIYATRNDDPRPKYYVLEMFPYPSGRIHMGHVRNYTMGDVLARFMRARGHNVLHPMGWDAFGLPAENAAMERKIPPRAWTYQNIAAMKAQLQSMGLSLDWSREFATCDPSYYKHQQKLFLDFLKVGLAEREQRKVNWDPVDMTVLANEQVIDGRGWRSGAIVEQREMNQWVFKITKYSQELLDALDTLDRWPDKVRLMQRNWIGRSEGLLIRFALDPATTPSGETELEIFTTRHDTLFGAKFGAIAPDHPLAQAAAAKNPKLAAFIAECKRHGTAQAIVDTQEKLGFDTGIRAIHPFDPEWTLPVYVANFVLMEYGTGAIFGCPAHDQRDLDFVNKYGLGNTPVVCPPGTDPSSFVITDTAYDGDGTMINSRFLDGMTIEAAKEDVAKRLEGERRGGAPVAERQVNFRLRDWGISRQRYWGCPIPVIHCGKCGVVPVPEEDLPVELPGDATFDKPGNALDHHPTWKHVACPQCDDPATRETDTMDTFVDSSWYFARFTDPWNEDAPTTRAVVDRMMPVDQYIGGVEHAILHLLYSRFFTRAMKVTGHIGLDEPFAGMFTQGMVVHETYQTQKGDYVTPAEVKVEGTGDSRRAQLIATGEEVNIGSIEKMSKSKRNTVDPDDIIGEYGADVARWFMLSDSPPDRDVIWTEEGVQGSWRFVQKLWRLVREAAEIAEGADAGGGSGAEAAVLALRKAAHGALAKVTDEIPKLRFNRCVAHIYELSNALQASLAAARQNGGVSPAYVAAVREAIEIMVILFSPMMPHLAEECWAAQRKRGLVAQAPWPQVEQALLVEDTVTLPVQINGKKRAEVTVQRNATTAEIEAAVLQLEEVRRVLGGKPPKKVIVVPQRIVNVVA
- a CDS encoding RelA/SpoT domain-containing protein, giving the protein MKLKDYETEYIALYREFCETVREILAKAISAVGLPRPQSMQCRPKDPRKLRARLEQDGALEADNIESLRRDLAGARIIFYTDTDVDRFIGSRLIFENFDVESDGVKIHHPTAENDERQYRGIHYTIRLKDDRTRLPEYAKFKGLRCEVQLQTILHHAWSETSHDILYKSEAREGFGGRAMEAIESRFNRIMNKYLLPAGYEFQRVQHDYERLQQGKDLFDRDLLTRLDEAANNNVRHEILLSLKQDVLPHYDDIAAIYGDVLQALVAAAKKAREAPTRQITTPFGELEGKTAAEVTMLVVETIEAFRYTDIAGSFNALRELYPHE
- a CDS encoding DUF6516 family protein, with the protein product MRAEPLLDERHVLDEVTFVELVIWRLPRPLSGSRHSFKYRLALVREGVCVLRYDNEAGKGDHRHLRERETPYRFVDLDTLLADFWADVESRRRE
- a CDS encoding transcriptional regulator, giving the protein MTIVTLQVSSLEAVKKRAARAFRGEKQGARITFASPELLFKLLTAKRWELIRTMTGAGAMTIREAARRVNRDVKAVHGDVRALLDCGVLRRTEKGLIVFPFEAVHLDVTLRAA